From the genome of Drosophila melanogaster chromosome 2L, one region includes:
- the ttm3 gene encoding tiny tim 3, with protein sequence MHKIVWFGTLNKSIGYIGKKKTCLLSPCEKICLNSARKTVQRCDKNYSPPKLRRIKNFYTYSVVLGSLFSIVMWAIYKLGKPEEDHRGPIEDEFSQLPWFRQYIMRMWHTLQYYEKMMEEPQMARLLPNVVPPPYIQPPYSLVLEIKDVLVHPDWTYQTGWRFKKRPGVDYFLQQCSRNFEIVIYTSEQGMTAFPLLDALDPYGYIKYRLVRGATDLVEGQHTKNLDYLNRDLSRVIVVDCDPYTTPLHPDNSLVLTKWLGNDDDVQLFDLTAFLQLIAEHQVNDVREVLRYYRQFEDPMEQFKDNQRRLQEQSQESIQNLPTSERQWNLTLLGRSLRGSSIK encoded by the coding sequence atgcataaaattgTTTGGTTTGGAACTTTAAATAAGTCGATTGGCTACATCGGTAAAAAGAAGACCTGTCTTCTGAGTCCATGCGAGAAAATATGCCTGAATTCAGCTAGAAAAACAGTACAGAGATGCGACAAAAACTATTCACCACCAAAGTTAAGAAGAATCAAGAATTTCTATACCTACAGTGTTGTGTTGGGGAGTCTCTTCAGTATAGTCATGTGGGCCATCTATAAGCTGGGCAAGCCCGAGGAAGACCATCGGGGTCCCATAGAAGATGAGTTCAGTCAGCTTCCCTGGTTCCGCCAGTACATAATGAGGATGTGGCACACACTTCAGTATTATGAAAAAATGATGGAAGAGCCCCAGATGGCAAGGCTGCTGCCAAATGTTGTCCCACCGCCGTATATACAACCTCCCTATTCACTGGTGCTGGAAATCAAAGACGTACTGGTGCATCCAGATTGGACTTATCAGACGGGGTGGCGGTTTAAAAAGCGGCCTGGTGTGGATTACTTTCTTCAGCAGTGCAGTcgaaattttgaaattgtgATATATACTTCTGAACAAGGTATGACCGCATTCCCCCTTCTGGATGCTTTAGATCCCTATGGCTACATAAAATATCGGCTAGTAAGAGGTGCCACGGACTTGGTAGAGGGTCAGCATACCAAGAACCTCGATTATCTTAACAGGGATCTGAGCCGTGTGATAGTGGTGGACTGTGATCCGTATACCACTCCCCTGCATCCCGATAATAGCTTGGTGCTCACAAAGTGGCTGGGTAACGATGATGATGTCCAGCTCTTTGATCTCACGGCTTTCCTGCAGTTGATTGCCGAACACCAAGTAAATGATGTAAGGGAGGTGCTGCGATACTATCGCCAATTCGAGGACCCCATGGAACAGTTTAAGGACAACCAACGTCGACTGCAGGAGCAGAGTCAGGAAAGCATTCAGAATTTACCAACTAGTGAACGTCAGTGGAACTTAACTTTATTGGGACGCTCCCTTCGAGGGTcttcaatcaaataa